One genomic region from Nocardia vinacea encodes:
- a CDS encoding DUF1152 domain-containing protein — MTALAIAAGGGGDAVTAAVLAEKLPDLGVSAIMSYSWDRLLIDPVPGPRSRADFHGLIDHGTVAEVPQTAGLRVGQSTLPRLARHIAQPLLLMDIQDGVVGFAAQIVSAAVAFGADEVVVIDVGGDILAEGHEGGLRSPLADSVALAAAVRSDLPATVLVAGIGLDGELSCADLQLRLEILGAEQEAVLEPADVGAFEGIWSWHPSEANGLVAAAANGWRGDVETQRGSIVQLADAATYVYRVAADAVASASLAELVASTTTLGQIEDLLRERRGYSDIDVERDKLANRFASHPPMPDVLSLIDRYAAEAAGRGIDALTIRRVIELAGATDLATTAALRESLALRRPDEFRPPLYLVRAVGTVDYKPT, encoded by the coding sequence ATGACGGCATTAGCCATCGCGGCGGGCGGAGGGGGTGACGCGGTAACTGCCGCCGTCCTAGCCGAGAAACTTCCGGACCTGGGCGTGTCGGCGATCATGAGCTATTCGTGGGACAGACTCCTGATCGATCCGGTCCCGGGACCGCGATCACGTGCCGACTTCCACGGGCTGATCGACCACGGAACTGTGGCGGAAGTCCCGCAGACCGCAGGCCTGCGGGTGGGGCAGTCCACGCTTCCGCGCCTGGCACGGCACATCGCGCAGCCGCTACTCCTGATGGATATTCAGGATGGCGTGGTGGGGTTTGCTGCCCAAATCGTCAGTGCTGCGGTCGCCTTCGGTGCGGATGAGGTGGTCGTGATTGATGTCGGGGGCGACATCCTCGCCGAGGGGCATGAGGGCGGGCTCCGCAGCCCACTCGCGGACTCGGTTGCTCTGGCCGCCGCCGTCCGATCGGATCTTCCCGCAACAGTTTTGGTCGCGGGCATCGGCTTGGATGGGGAACTCTCCTGCGCCGACCTGCAATTGAGGCTGGAGATCCTAGGCGCCGAGCAGGAAGCTGTTCTGGAACCCGCAGATGTCGGAGCATTCGAGGGCATCTGGTCTTGGCATCCCTCGGAGGCGAACGGCCTGGTGGCTGCGGCGGCCAATGGGTGGCGTGGCGATGTCGAGACGCAGCGGGGCTCCATCGTCCAACTCGCAGACGCTGCGACATACGTGTACCGGGTGGCGGCGGACGCCGTCGCGAGCGCGTCGTTGGCTGAACTGGTCGCATCGACGACCACGCTTGGCCAGATCGAGGACCTGCTGCGGGAACGCCGTGGCTACAGCGATATCGATGTCGAACGAGACAAGCTGGCGAACCGTTTCGCATCGCACCCACCAATGCCGGATGTGCTGAGTCTCATCGATCGATATGCGGCCGAGGCGGCGGGCCGCGGCATCGACGCGTTGACCATCCGGCGGGTCATCGAACTCGCGGGTGCCACTGACCTGGCAACGACGGCGGCATTGCGGGAATCGCTGGCGCTGCGTCGCCCAGACGAATTCCGACCACCGCTTTATCTGGTTCGTGCTGTCGGCACGGTGGATTACAAACCCACATGA
- a CDS encoding CBS domain-containing protein, with product MTTARDIMTAGVTCVRSSDSVVAAAQRMAELDIGALPICGEDNRLKGMLTDRDIVVKVIAQRKDPLGVKAGELGSGVPVTVDVTDDVRKVMSVMSQHQVRRVPVLDGDQLVGIIAQADVATELGNAESGSTIEAISTEY from the coding sequence ATGACAACCGCACGAGACATTATGACCGCCGGGGTGACCTGTGTGCGATCCAGTGATTCCGTGGTCGCGGCCGCGCAGCGGATGGCCGAGCTGGATATCGGGGCACTGCCGATATGTGGTGAGGACAACCGGTTGAAGGGGATGCTTACCGATCGTGACATCGTGGTGAAGGTGATTGCCCAACGCAAGGATCCGCTGGGTGTCAAGGCGGGCGAGCTCGGTTCGGGGGTGCCGGTCACCGTCGATGTGACCGATGACGTGCGCAAGGTTATGTCCGTGATGTCGCAGCATCAGGTGCGCCGCGTGCCGGTGCTGGATGGTGATCAGTTGGTCGGCATCATCGCGCAGGCCGATGTGGCGACCGAGCTCGGCAATGCCGAATCGGGCAGCACGATCGAAGCGATATCGACCGAGTACTGA
- a CDS encoding cytosine permease, producing the protein MPHNDEIDAGLQIERRTIEVIPDTERHGTPRNQFTLWFGANMQITAIVDGALAVVFGADALWAIVGLLLGNILGGIVMALHSAQGPRLGLPQMISSRAQFGVLGAVMPLLLVIVMYLGFAATGTVLAGQAVNKILHVDNSTVGILVFGALTAVVAVTGYRLIHVIGRIATVVGIIGFTYLTIRLFAEYDVSAYVGTKSFDIVTFVLAISLGAGWQLTFGPYVADYSRYLPRTTSARITFWSTFAGSVLGSQWAMTLGALVAAVAGKAFLGNQVGFIGDLAGPSAIALLIYLVIVVGKLTVNCLNAYGGFMSILTSVTAFNGRSHTTQAARAAYIIGFTVVSMLIAVGASADFLNNFKNFVLVLLMVFTPWSAINLIDYYLISRERIDIPALYDPNGRYGRWNLAALTCYTLGIVAQIPFLAQKLYTGPITDVLGGADISWIVGIVFTAAIYYPLARRTSNPPERMIYPTDTVDAPVS; encoded by the coding sequence ATGCCGCACAACGACGAAATCGACGCCGGACTGCAGATCGAGCGCCGCACCATCGAAGTAATTCCGGATACCGAACGCCATGGCACTCCGCGCAATCAATTCACCCTCTGGTTCGGGGCGAATATGCAGATAACCGCCATCGTCGACGGTGCGCTCGCGGTGGTATTCGGCGCCGACGCGCTATGGGCGATCGTCGGATTGCTTCTCGGCAATATTCTCGGTGGCATTGTGATGGCGCTGCATTCGGCGCAGGGTCCGCGGCTCGGATTGCCGCAAATGATCTCCAGCAGAGCGCAATTCGGCGTCCTCGGTGCGGTAATGCCACTGTTGCTGGTGATCGTGATGTATCTCGGTTTCGCCGCGACCGGTACGGTATTGGCTGGTCAGGCCGTGAACAAAATTCTGCACGTGGACAATTCGACCGTCGGCATACTCGTCTTCGGTGCGCTTACGGCAGTGGTCGCGGTGACCGGCTATCGACTGATCCATGTGATCGGGCGAATCGCTACCGTGGTCGGCATCATCGGCTTCACCTACCTGACGATCCGTCTGTTCGCCGAATACGACGTCAGCGCCTACGTCGGTACCAAATCCTTCGACATCGTGACCTTCGTCCTCGCGATCTCCCTCGGTGCGGGATGGCAGCTGACCTTCGGACCGTACGTCGCGGACTATTCGCGCTATCTGCCCCGCACGACCAGTGCGCGCATCACCTTCTGGTCCACCTTCGCGGGCAGCGTGCTCGGCTCGCAGTGGGCGATGACGCTCGGCGCGCTGGTGGCCGCGGTCGCCGGAAAAGCGTTCCTGGGCAATCAAGTCGGCTTCATCGGCGACCTCGCCGGCCCGTCCGCGATCGCGCTACTGATCTACCTGGTAATCGTGGTCGGCAAGCTGACGGTGAACTGTCTCAACGCCTATGGCGGGTTCATGTCCATCCTGACATCGGTGACCGCATTCAACGGGCGGTCGCACACCACCCAGGCCGCGCGGGCGGCCTATATCATCGGCTTCACTGTGGTGTCGATGCTGATCGCCGTCGGGGCCAGCGCCGACTTCCTCAATAACTTCAAGAATTTCGTGCTCGTCCTGCTCATGGTGTTCACCCCGTGGAGTGCGATCAACCTGATCGACTACTACCTGATCTCGCGCGAGCGCATCGATATCCCGGCGCTCTACGATCCGAACGGCCGCTACGGACGCTGGAACCTCGCCGCCCTGACCTGCTACACCCTCGGCATTGTCGCCCAAATCCCGTTCCTCGCACAGAAGCTCTACACCGGCCCGATCACCGATGTGCTCGGCGGCGCGGATATCTCATGGATCGTCGGCATCGTCTTCACAGCGGCCATCTACTATCCGCTCGCACGGCGCACGAGCAACCCGCCGGAGCGGATGATTTATCCCACGGACACCGTGGATGCTCCGGTGTCCTGA
- the hutC gene encoding histidine utilization repressor, translating to MARPVGDADLAVLFAASGPDAAPAYERIKTLIRTQIGAGRWVAGDQLPSENQLVDALGISRMTVNRALRELAAAGVVVRMMGVGTFVAPAKVASPLFEVRNIADEIQQRGHRHRTEVIFLRSEPLDADNPLLDDWPSDSVFHSLLVHFDDEVPIQVEDRYVNPAAAPGYLDQNFAEITPNRYLSEVAPLVRGEHVVEAVQGSQEDCRLLRIRRTEPCLQIRRRTWSASALVSVARLVHPGSRSRLEGAFGA from the coding sequence ATGGCCCGCCCGGTGGGCGATGCAGACCTGGCGGTCTTGTTCGCGGCGTCCGGACCCGATGCGGCGCCGGCATATGAGCGGATCAAGACCCTGATCCGCACGCAGATCGGCGCCGGGCGCTGGGTCGCGGGGGATCAGCTGCCCTCGGAGAATCAGCTGGTCGACGCGCTCGGAATCTCCCGCATGACGGTCAACCGGGCGCTGCGTGAGTTGGCCGCGGCCGGGGTGGTCGTGCGGATGATGGGGGTCGGCACCTTCGTCGCACCCGCGAAGGTGGCCTCGCCGCTGTTCGAGGTGCGCAATATCGCCGACGAGATCCAGCAGCGCGGTCACCGGCACCGCACCGAGGTCATCTTCCTGCGCAGCGAACCCCTCGATGCCGACAATCCACTGTTGGACGATTGGCCGAGCGATTCGGTATTCCATTCGCTGCTGGTGCATTTCGACGACGAAGTGCCGATCCAGGTGGAGGACCGCTACGTCAACCCCGCTGCCGCACCCGGCTATCTCGACCAGAATTTCGCCGAGATCACCCCGAACCGGTACCTCAGCGAGGTGGCCCCGCTGGTGCGCGGCGAGCACGTCGTCGAGGCAGTGCAGGGCAGCCAGGAGGACTGCAGGCTACTGCGCATCCGCCGCACCGAACCGTGCCTCCAGATCCGCCGCCGCACCTGGTCCGCCAGCGCTCTGGTGAGTGTGGCGCGCTTGGTCCACCCCGGCTCCCGCAGCCGCCTCGAAGGTGCGTTCGGAGCCTGA
- a CDS encoding Mut7-C RNAse domain-containing protein encodes MSTAQITIDFAPELRLFVAAAQRDGRSSVRIDTVSTLGHIVESLGVPLTEVGELLVDGRSMDPSYLPTDGESVSVRAVMRPQRFDEPLRFLLDIHLGTLARRLRLLGIDTAYENPDIGDAALATRSATEHRILLSRDRGLLRRREIFAGAYIYSHRPVEQLDDVLSRFAPPLAPWTRCTACNGPLRVTDKQTLRGQLPDETERTYDAFAQCADCGRTYWKGAHHAPLDAIVTHALHFGT; translated from the coding sequence GTGAGCACCGCGCAGATCACGATTGATTTCGCGCCCGAATTGCGGCTGTTCGTCGCGGCCGCACAGCGGGACGGTCGCTCGTCCGTGCGGATCGACACTGTGTCGACGCTCGGACACATCGTGGAATCGCTCGGCGTGCCGCTCACCGAGGTGGGCGAGCTCCTGGTCGATGGTCGGTCCATGGACCCGTCGTATCTGCCCACCGACGGCGAGTCGGTGTCGGTGCGCGCTGTGATGCGCCCGCAGCGATTCGACGAACCGCTGCGTTTCCTGCTGGATATCCACCTCGGCACCCTGGCGCGGCGGCTGCGGCTGCTCGGCATCGACACCGCCTACGAGAATCCGGATATCGGCGACGCCGCACTCGCCACGCGCTCGGCAACCGAACATCGCATCCTGCTCTCCCGCGATCGCGGACTGTTGCGTCGACGCGAAATCTTCGCTGGCGCATACATTTACAGTCACCGTCCCGTCGAACAACTCGACGACGTGCTATCGCGTTTCGCACCGCCCCTCGCACCATGGACCCGCTGCACGGCCTGCAACGGCCCGCTGCGCGTAACCGATAAGCAGACCCTGCGCGGACAACTCCCGGACGAGACCGAACGCACCTACGACGCGTTCGCACAATGCGCCGACTGCGGCCGAACCTATTGGAAGGGTGCTCATCACGCGCCTCTGGATGCGATCGTGACGCACGCCCTCCACTTCGGCACCTGA
- a CDS encoding F0F1 ATP synthase subunit B: MTPRTDVVAEGNFLIPNGTFFAELLIFLIVLGVMWLFVVPPIRKVLAEREARVAETAVDNKEAKALFADAEEKYQAAVAQARSEAVEIRNQARHEGRVILEQLRSEAQGEADRIVAESATELRAQADQVAAELRDAVEPLAETLADRVLGIKDRHAGSSAGHQSGRA; encoded by the coding sequence ATGACTCCGCGAACGGATGTTGTTGCCGAGGGGAACTTCCTGATCCCCAACGGCACATTCTTCGCCGAGCTGTTGATCTTCCTGATCGTGCTCGGGGTCATGTGGCTGTTCGTCGTTCCGCCGATACGCAAGGTGTTGGCGGAACGCGAGGCGAGAGTCGCCGAAACCGCGGTCGACAACAAGGAAGCCAAAGCCTTGTTCGCCGACGCCGAAGAGAAATATCAGGCGGCCGTCGCGCAGGCGCGCAGTGAAGCGGTCGAGATCAGGAACCAGGCAAGGCACGAGGGCCGAGTTATCCTCGAGCAGTTGCGAAGTGAGGCGCAGGGCGAGGCCGACAGGATCGTCGCGGAATCCGCGACGGAACTGCGGGCCCAGGCGGACCAGGTGGCCGCGGAATTGCGTGACGCTGTCGAACCGCTCGCCGAGACATTGGCCGATCGAGTGCTCGGCATCAAGGATCGGCACGCCGGCTCCAGCGCCGGCCATCAGTCAGGACGAGCGTAG
- a CDS encoding F0F1 ATP synthase subunit C, protein MADATTAAIVQGALIGGGIIMGGGAIGAGIGDGLAGAALINGVARQPEAEGRLRGNFFLTVGLVEAAYFINLAFMALFVFATPGK, encoded by the coding sequence ATGGCAGACGCAACCACGGCAGCCATCGTCCAGGGCGCGCTCATCGGCGGCGGCATCATTATGGGCGGTGGCGCCATCGGCGCGGGTATCGGTGACGGACTCGCCGGCGCCGCGTTGATCAACGGCGTGGCCCGTCAGCCGGAAGCCGAGGGTCGCCTCCGCGGTAACTTCTTCCTGACCGTCGGTCTGGTCGAGGCGGCGTACTTCATCAATCTAGCGTTTATGGCGCTTTTCGTATTCGCTACTCCAGGTAAGTAA
- the atpB gene encoding F0F1 ATP synthase subunit A, protein MDFNVDTIISTALAAAIVLGLAFYLRAKLTSGVPNGVQLFFETVTVQMRNQVETAIGMKVAPFALPLAVTLFIYILLSNWLSVLPVQYGHGELIAPPASDVNFVYALALFVFVMYQGAGIYRRGPGGHAKQLLKGHTGWGPMVFINVIEEVAKPLSLSLRLFGNMFAGGVMVSVIALFPFWISWGPNAIWKLFDLFVGAIQAFIFSLLTVLYFSQSMSLEHEH, encoded by the coding sequence ATGGACTTCAATGTCGACACGATCATCTCGACCGCCCTCGCGGCGGCGATCGTGCTCGGTTTGGCGTTCTACCTGCGGGCGAAGCTGACTTCGGGCGTACCCAACGGCGTGCAGTTGTTCTTCGAGACCGTCACGGTCCAGATGCGCAACCAGGTGGAAACCGCCATCGGCATGAAGGTCGCGCCGTTCGCGCTGCCATTGGCCGTCACGCTGTTCATCTACATCCTGTTGTCGAACTGGCTGTCGGTGCTGCCGGTGCAATACGGACACGGCGAATTGATCGCGCCGCCCGCGTCGGATGTCAATTTCGTCTACGCGCTGGCCCTGTTCGTCTTCGTCATGTACCAGGGTGCGGGTATATATCGGCGCGGCCCCGGTGGGCATGCCAAGCAGTTGCTGAAGGGCCACACCGGATGGGGCCCAATGGTTTTCATCAATGTCATCGAGGAAGTCGCCAAACCGCTCTCGCTGTCGCTGCGATTGTTCGGCAACATGTTCGCGGGCGGCGTGATGGTCTCGGTGATCGCACTGTTCCCGTTCTGGATCAGCTGGGGACCGAATGCCATCTGGAAACTCTTCGATCTCTTCGTCGGAGCCATCCAGGCATTCATCTTCTCGCTGTTGACCGTCCTCTACTTCAGCCAGTCGATGTCGCTGGAGCACGAGCACTAG
- a CDS encoding FAD-dependent monooxygenase codes for METTDVVIAGAGPTGLMLAYELRLAGVDVALVDGLPARTGESRAGGIHARTMEILDQRGLLDDLLPLGRVMQAGHFGGLPLDFSDFNTRYPFTLAVLQSVIERELDRHATELGTVAQWGSPVVGFRQDAAGVEVEIGGPNPRRIRAAYLVGCDGGRSAVRKLAGIDYVGTDATVTGMLADVELADPPAQTVFAHRAGAGDFSAVQFEPGWYRLLVQRHDLVLERGAELSFEDFRANFTELAGTDFGMHSPRWISHYSDAARQADRYRVGRVFLAGDAAHIHYPAGGQGQNLGLQDAVNLGWKLAATLRGNASDELLDTYESERHPIAARVLHNTRAQTALGRPGPHTDALRDIMSDLIDMDQVRHRLGLMITALDIRYDIKGEHPLIGRRVPDADLGTADGDTRVHELLRTSRPVLLVLNGSEVPAVPEWQDRVEIISAVGRAEHWTIPGFGAIQAPAAVLLRPDGYVAWATGEPSAAGLTEALTTWVGDPESTGGPTVR; via the coding sequence ATGGAAACGACCGATGTGGTGATCGCCGGCGCTGGACCGACCGGGCTGATGCTGGCCTACGAACTGCGTCTGGCAGGCGTGGATGTCGCGCTCGTCGATGGACTTCCGGCGCGCACCGGCGAATCGCGGGCGGGTGGGATCCACGCCCGCACCATGGAAATCCTCGATCAGCGCGGCCTGCTCGACGACCTGCTCCCGCTCGGCCGTGTCATGCAAGCCGGGCATTTCGGCGGCCTGCCCCTGGACTTCAGCGACTTCAATACCCGCTACCCTTTCACCCTCGCCGTCCTGCAGTCGGTGATCGAACGCGAACTCGACCGGCACGCAACCGAACTCGGCACGGTCGCGCAGTGGGGTTCGCCGGTTGTCGGCTTCCGGCAGGACGCGGCGGGTGTCGAGGTGGAAATCGGCGGCCCGAATCCACGCCGGATTCGCGCTGCATACCTGGTCGGCTGCGATGGCGGCCGTAGTGCGGTGCGCAAACTGGCGGGCATCGACTATGTCGGCACCGACGCGACCGTGACAGGCATGCTCGCCGATGTCGAACTGGCCGATCCACCCGCACAGACCGTCTTCGCGCACCGCGCCGGTGCGGGCGACTTCTCCGCGGTCCAATTCGAGCCCGGCTGGTACCGACTGCTTGTGCAGCGCCACGACCTCGTCCTGGAGCGCGGCGCCGAACTGAGCTTCGAGGATTTCCGCGCCAACTTCACCGAACTCGCCGGCACCGACTTCGGCATGCACAGCCCGCGCTGGATCTCGCACTACAGCGATGCCGCCCGACAGGCCGACCGCTACCGCGTGGGCCGCGTCTTCCTGGCCGGGGATGCCGCGCACATCCACTACCCGGCGGGCGGTCAGGGCCAGAACCTGGGGCTGCAGGATGCGGTGAATCTCGGCTGGAAGCTCGCCGCCACCTTGCGCGGCAACGCATCCGACGAACTCCTCGACACCTATGAGTCCGAACGCCACCCCATCGCTGCCCGCGTCCTGCACAACACCCGCGCCCAGACCGCGCTCGGACGCCCCGGCCCACACACCGACGCACTGCGCGACATCATGAGCGATCTGATCGATATGGACCAGGTGCGCCACCGCCTCGGCCTGATGATCACCGCACTCGATATCCGCTACGACATCAAGGGTGAGCACCCGCTCATCGGCCGTCGCGTCCCGGATGCCGACCTCGGCACTGCGGACGGCGATACTCGGGTCCACGAGCTGCTGCGCACGAGTCGCCCAGTCCTGCTGGTGCTCAATGGAAGCGAAGTTCCGGCCGTCCCGGAATGGCAGGACCGCGTCGAGATCATCAGCGCGGTCGGCCGCGCCGAGCATTGGACCATCCCCGGTTTCGGTGCGATCCAAGCTCCCGCCGCTGTCCTGCTGCGCCCCGACGGCTATGTCGCATGGGCTACTGGCGAACCCTCCGCCGCCGGCTTGACCGAAGCACTCACCACCTGGGTCGGAGACCCCGAATCCACAGGTGGGCCAACTGTTCGATGA
- a CDS encoding TetR/AcrR family transcriptional regulator C-terminal domain-containing protein — protein sequence MKIDAKVIAEAALGLLDEVGLDGLTMRKVAGALDVQAPALYWHVKNKRELLDAMARRVFVSAVDGIEAPRQGEDWQDWVVAVAGRLRRSMLRYRDGAKVLAGTYVSDEAMWRTTELTLRTLEDAGFSVDHAERVFPILLHYTIGFVIEEQAQSGAEYADGNPYDPARMAQTVDAERYPRTARMVAELFDADTDVEFERGLRVILAGILATRSA from the coding sequence GTGAAGATCGATGCGAAGGTGATCGCCGAGGCAGCGTTGGGCTTGCTCGACGAGGTCGGTCTCGACGGACTGACCATGCGGAAGGTGGCCGGGGCCCTGGACGTGCAGGCACCCGCCCTTTATTGGCATGTCAAGAACAAGCGCGAACTACTCGACGCGATGGCACGGCGGGTATTCGTCTCCGCTGTCGACGGGATCGAGGCGCCGCGGCAGGGGGAGGACTGGCAGGACTGGGTGGTGGCGGTCGCCGGGCGGTTGCGCCGGTCGATGCTGCGCTATCGGGATGGGGCGAAGGTGCTGGCCGGAACCTATGTCAGCGATGAAGCCATGTGGCGCACCACGGAACTGACCCTGCGCACGCTCGAGGACGCGGGTTTCTCGGTGGACCATGCCGAGCGGGTGTTTCCGATCCTGCTGCACTACACGATCGGGTTCGTTATAGAGGAACAGGCACAATCCGGCGCGGAGTACGCCGACGGCAATCCCTACGATCCCGCGCGGATGGCGCAGACGGTCGATGCCGAGCGTTATCCGCGGACCGCCCGGATGGTGGCCGAGCTGTTCGACGCCGATACCGACGTGGAATTCGAACGCGGTCTGCGGGTCATCCTGGCTGGAATCCTCGCCACGCGATCCGCGTAA
- a CDS encoding metallophosphoesterase family protein, with product MRIAAIGDIHLGAESGGELRPALTELHDRADVLLLAGDLTRHGTVEEGRVVAAEFADLGVPVVAVLGNHDHHSDAQHEITAELTDHGITVLEGTATEFAVDGHTLGIAGTKGFGGGFAGKCASVFGERVMREFASHTVDLAEMLRDALAGLHTDITIALTHYSPISDTLHGEPREIYPFLGSYLLGETIDDQRADLAIHGHAHAGTERGTTPGGIRVRNVAQPVVRTAYVVYELTPETKE from the coding sequence ATGCGGATCGCGGCAATCGGTGACATCCATCTCGGCGCCGAGTCGGGCGGCGAACTCCGCCCGGCACTCACGGAACTGCACGACCGCGCCGATGTGCTGCTGCTGGCCGGTGATCTCACCCGGCACGGCACGGTCGAGGAAGGCCGCGTCGTCGCCGCGGAATTCGCCGATCTCGGCGTTCCGGTCGTCGCGGTGCTCGGCAATCACGACCACCACAGCGACGCGCAGCACGAGATCACGGCCGAGCTCACCGATCACGGCATCACCGTGTTGGAGGGCACCGCAACGGAATTCGCGGTCGACGGACATACTCTCGGCATCGCGGGGACGAAGGGCTTCGGCGGCGGTTTCGCGGGTAAGTGCGCGAGCGTCTTCGGCGAACGCGTGATGCGCGAATTCGCCTCGCACACCGTCGACCTCGCGGAGATGCTGCGCGACGCGCTGGCGGGCCTGCACACCGATATCACGATCGCGCTGACCCACTACTCCCCGATCAGCGACACCCTGCACGGCGAGCCACGCGAGATCTACCCGTTCCTCGGTTCCTATCTACTCGGTGAAACCATCGATGACCAGCGCGCCGACCTCGCGATCCACGGGCACGCGCACGCGGGCACCGAACGCGGCACCACCCCGGGCGGCATCCGGGTACGCAATGTGGCTCAACCGGTGGTGCGCACCGCTTACGTCGTTTACGAGCTGACACCGGAAACAAAAGAATAA
- a CDS encoding BON domain-containing protein, with protein MDRPQYLVAHLRRALAEDPRTAELGVQVTIRGDVVVLGGEVSSVERKLQMEKVVREQLPRAHIHNDVHVTPPCAPGPAEALAD; from the coding sequence ATGGATCGACCGCAATACCTGGTCGCGCATCTGCGCCGGGCGCTGGCCGAGGATCCGCGCACCGCCGAACTCGGGGTGCAGGTGACGATCCGCGGCGATGTCGTCGTCCTCGGCGGCGAGGTGAGCAGTGTCGAACGCAAGCTGCAGATGGAAAAGGTAGTGCGCGAACAGCTTCCGCGCGCCCACATCCACAACGACGTGCACGTCACGCCGCCCTGCGCACCGGGACCCGCCGAGGCGCTGGCGGACTGA
- a CDS encoding nucleotidyltransferase family protein: MVPTIDQLLHALTRAVNTLADAGIRFAVAGGCAVYARGGPASEHDVDIFIKPADLSQARSALARGGLRVADPPEDWLTKVYDGGVLIDLIYRPNNRAVNDELLDRADMMRVGPTMAPVISASDLMIDKLLVFDAHRLDLSPLLTIARDLREQVDWERVRKETDISPYARAFLGLLDDLGVIEPKRVV; the protein is encoded by the coding sequence ATGGTCCCGACGATCGACCAACTACTCCACGCGCTCACCCGGGCGGTGAATACGCTGGCGGATGCCGGTATCCGCTTCGCGGTCGCGGGTGGTTGCGCGGTGTACGCGCGCGGCGGGCCGGCCTCGGAGCACGACGTCGACATCTTCATCAAACCCGCCGACCTGTCGCAGGCCCGCAGTGCGCTGGCCCGCGGCGGATTGCGGGTCGCCGATCCGCCCGAGGACTGGCTGACCAAGGTCTATGACGGCGGCGTCCTCATCGACCTGATCTACCGGCCGAACAACCGTGCCGTCAACGACGAATTGCTCGACCGCGCCGACATGATGCGTGTCGGCCCGACGATGGCGCCGGTGATCAGCGCGAGCGACCTGATGATCGACAAATTACTGGTCTTCGACGCGCACCGACTGGACCTGAGCCCACTGCTGACGATCGCACGCGATCTGCGCGAACAAGTGGATTGGGAGCGGGTGCGCAAGGAAACCGACATTTCGCCATATGCCCGAGCCTTCCTCGGACTGCTGGACGATCTCGGAGTAATCGAGCCGAAGCGGGTGGTGTGA